Part of the Fusobacterium varium genome, TACCAAATTTATCAGAAGATGGAGGAAAACTGCTATTAGAACTATTCATTCCAAGTCTAGCTTTAAGAGTAGCATTTTCTGCTTTTAATTTTTTATTCTCTTT contains:
- a CDS encoding IS66 family transposase; this encodes MEIKVEDLLREIAELKLQLSKALARIEELEKENKKLKAENATLKARLGMNSSNSSFPPSSDKFG